CTTCACGACCTTCGACGTTGCGTCCTTCGCGGTGAGCTTCAGCAACCTGGCCCCCTTGGACCGCTTTTTGAGTGCCTTGGCCTTGATCTTGGCGGGCTTCTTCGTGTCGATCTTCGCCGTTACGGAGTCAATCGGGGACGTCTTCGAACCGGAGACCACCCGCGCCTGGACCTTGACGGCCTTGCCGTTGGTCTTGACCTTTACGGGGCCGGTGTAGGTCCGCCACGCTGCCGAGCCCACCTTGATCTGCAGGAATCCCGGCGCCGAGGACAGGATCGTTCCCCGGGCCGCAACCGTCACTGCCTTCTTGTACCAGCCACGCTTGCCGTTGGGCTTGGTGGGGGTGATGCGCACGGTCGCGGAGAGCTTGGTGCCGATCGTGAGCGTGCCCGAAGGGTTTGTGCCCTGGTTGGGGTTGCTCGGATCAGTGCCCGAATCGGATGGCAGATCAGTGCCGCCGTTGTTGCCGCCGTTGTTGCCGCCGTTGTTGCCGCCGTTGTTGCCGCCGTTGTTGCCGCCGTTGTTGCCGCCGTTGTTGCCGCCGTTGTTGCCGCCTGTGCCGCCGCCGAGGTCCGGATCGGTGATCTTTCCGGGGTCTCCCTCATTGTCGACGTTGCCGGTCCAGGTTGCGAGCGCGGACACGTTGCCCGCTTCGTCAACTGCCCGGACCTTGACCTCAACATTCGTGCCGTTCGGTGGCGTGATAGTGGCCACTCCGGTAGCGGCGTCGACCGCTGAGGCAGCGAGCCACAGGCTGTTGCCGACCTTGTAGTCGACGTGAATTCTGCTCGCTTCGCTGCCGCCCGCAGTGTCGCTAACCTTCGCCTTGAGCTGGGTGGCGATCGTGCCTCCCGTGGCGACCTGAACGGTTAGATTCGGCGCCGACACGTCGCCCGCCGTCGAATCATACTGGCGCATCCATTTGGTCTTTTCTTCGTCTCCGGCTGCTCCGGCGCTATCTGCCTGACCACCTTGGTCGTTGACGATGTGCCGGATCCCGCCGCCCTTTCCTTCAGCAGTACAGTTCGGGTCTGCGGCGCCTGCGTCAGTCGAGGCACAACCGTTCAACCAACGCGTTACGACTCGCTTGACCGACACGCCTTCTCGTTTTGGTACGGAGACCCCGGTGTGGGCCCAGACCGTGTCCGACCAGCGGAAATAGGAATAGACGCCAGCACCGAAAAGCTCATGGCTTTTTACGGATGGGTCGACCTTATAGGCTGCGTACCCTTCGCGACCGCGATCTGTCCACTGGTCCTGAGTCTCCGGCTCGTAGGGCAGCTCGTTTTGGTAAAAGATAGTCCGGCCGTTTTCCCCGTTCCAAATGGTTTGGTTTTTTTGATAGTGCTCGACAAAGAGTCCCAAAGCGGTGACGTTGTTTGCATTGACAAGGAGCCCGGTGCCTGCCTCGTTGTCGTTCCACCGGTAGCCGCTCTTCACGCCGCTGTCAAAACCGTGATCGGCGCGCCAAGACCAGATGTTATCGATTTGCGTATGGGGGGAGTTGATCTCAATTGCCGTGTCGACGCTTCCGTATTGTGCGCCACCAATTCGGATGTAGATATCGGACAGCGTGGTTGGCGTCTTCGGATCGCTGGTTTTGGCGCCCCGCGGCCCGACCTGGATGAGCACGTCCGATTTCTTCTCGGTGGGTTCGATCATCAATCCCGAAAGGCTGACATTCGAAACGTCCCCGACTGCAATCACAGCGTTACCGTTCGTGGGGCGTAGGGTCGCCAAACCAATGCCTAGCACTACCGTGTCTGCGTTTGTGACTTTGAGAGGCTCTGTCACTGAGTATTGGCCGGGGGTAAATAGTATGTGCTTTCCCGCGGCGAGCGCGCTGTTGGCGGCAGAGGCAGTGAAATTGCTGGGTTGGAACACAACGAAATCGCTCAAAGAAATGCTGGTGCCCTTGCCTGCGCTGGTTTCTGTCCATTGGACACCGCTCGCATTCGTGCGCGCGTCCGGCACAAATACCTGGTAACCATCGGCGCTGTCCCAGGTGAGGAAAGGCGCGTCGCGACTAACGGGCGTATCGCCGTAGTTCGCGTACTTTGACTGGTCTTTCGTGTCCGCGTTCTGGGCAGAATCCGGGTAACTGTCCGCGGGAGCTCCCGTGACCCCGGAAAACACCATGTTCCAAACGGAGCCGTTCCAGGAACCTATTACGGAATCGCGGGTGTACCACTGCTGCTGACCGGCGGCGTAGACCTCACCGTCTACCTTTGAGCTTGCCATGAAGCCGCCTGAAGCAAAGCCGTAGTACTGGCCAATGAGAGAGAGTTGCCCCTTGATGTGCACGCGCCGTAGCGGAGCGGCTTGCGAGACGGCCCATCGCACCGAGTTTGTTGCTGACTGTGCGGCGTTGCCGGTGTCGTAGAAGTCCTGATTCGGAATGGGGTTAATGGCCAGGTTCGACATGCCGCGCCAAAAATTGTTGAGCGATCCGGGACTCTTGCAGAGGTCGCTGTCGTATCGGTCGCCAATTGCGCTGCATATGCCCTGATCTTGCGTATCATGTAGTTCCTGTTCGACCGATAGCGAACCGTTGATGGTCACGGAATCGGGCGATGCGCCGAGGCCCGCGACGGTCGTGTAGTAACCCACCTCGGACTGTATTGGCGTTGCTGCTGTGCCATATGTCCCTGGCTTAAAAAAGAACGCTCTTCTTTCTGTGGACCAGTGGTTCGCGTCGCCGGCCATCGAGCTTGCTGCTGCTCGAAGGGTCGATTGAATCGAGGGTGCGGGCATAGAGTCGTCAAAGATCGTGACGTTCGAACCGAAGTCAGGGTTCGTTGCATCGGCGAGGGTGTAAGCGGCCTGTGCGGGTGTCGCGGCGAGGGTGATGCCCGACGCGATGAGCGCAAGCGCGGCCGTCCCGGCGAGTGATGGTTTAAGCCTGCCTCTGCGGGGGGCTGTCGGTAATGTTCTGCGATGGTGTTCGCTCACGTGCGGGACTCCTTCAAACCGATGTGACGTTCGCTTCGTTGCGTAGCGTGGGGCGTGGGATTTGGTTGGGGCATGAGCGGCCACGCTGCTGCTCATGCACCGTTGACAACGTTATCAGCAAAC
This is a stretch of genomic DNA from Rarobacter incanus. It encodes these proteins:
- a CDS encoding OmpL47-type beta-barrel domain-containing protein; the encoded protein is MSEHHRRTLPTAPRRGRLKPSLAGTAALALIASGITLAATPAQAAYTLADATNPDFGSNVTIFDDSMPAPSIQSTLRAAASSMAGDANHWSTERRAFFFKPGTYGTAATPIQSEVGYYTTVAGLGASPDSVTINGSLSVEQELHDTQDQGICSAIGDRYDSDLCKSPGSLNNFWRGMSNLAINPIPNQDFYDTGNAAQSATNSVRWAVSQAAPLRRVHIKGQLSLIGQYYGFASGGFMASSKVDGEVYAAGQQQWYTRDSVIGSWNGSVWNMVFSGVTGAPADSYPDSAQNADTKDQSKYANYGDTPVSRDAPFLTWDSADGYQVFVPDARTNASGVQWTETSAGKGTSISLSDFVVFQPSNFTASAANSALAAGKHILFTPGQYSVTEPLKVTNADTVVLGIGLATLRPTNGNAVIAVGDVSNVSLSGLMIEPTEKKSDVLIQVGPRGAKTSDPKTPTTLSDIYIRIGGAQYGSVDTAIEINSPHTQIDNIWSWRADHGFDSGVKSGYRWNDNEAGTGLLVNANNVTALGLFVEHYQKNQTIWNGENGRTIFYQNELPYEPETQDQWTDRGREGYAAYKVDPSVKSHELFGAGVYSYFRWSDTVWAHTGVSVPKREGVSVKRVVTRWLNGCASTDAGAADPNCTAEGKGGGIRHIVNDQGGQADSAGAAGDEEKTKWMRQYDSTAGDVSAPNLTVQVATGGTIATQLKAKVSDTAGGSEASRIHVDYKVGNSLWLAASAVDAATGVATITPPNGTNVEVKVRAVDEAGNVSALATWTGNVDNEGDPGKITDPDLGGGTGGNNGGNNGGNNGGNNGGNNGGNNGGNNGGNNGGTDLPSDSGTDPSNPNQGTNPSGTLTIGTKLSATVRITPTKPNGKRGWYKKAVTVAARGTILSSAPGFLQIKVGSAAWRTYTGPVKVKTNGKAVKVQARVVSGSKTSPIDSVTAKIDTKKPAKIKAKALKKRSKGARLLKLTAKDATSKVVKIQYKVNGKGKWKTYKSSKKIRITANLKKVKVRAYDKAGNRSKAKVKKIKASWR